Below is a window of Pseudomonas eucalypticola DNA.
CAGCCACCCTTACCGGGTGTGGCACGGTGACCACCGTCATGCGCGACGACCAGGTCACGATCAAGAACCTTAACGATGCGAAGACGTATTGCGGCGCGGTGCCCAGGGTTTATAGCGGCGTGATGTACGACTTCTGCTCGCTACACGCCCCCCTGCCCGCCGGGGATACCACCCAGGCGTCCACTTCGAGGACCCTGGGCTATCTGGTCGAAATGGGCGCCTCTGCCACCCTCGATACGCTGGCCCTGCCGTACACGCTGGTACGGCAGCACCAGGATGGCAGCATCGTTCTCAACTGATGGCTGCACAGGCGGCTCTGTACGAAATGCATCCCAGCTCGGCCATGCTGCGTTGAAAACAGGCCTTCGCGGGAATACCTTTCATACAGGCCCTAGCGGGTTACTCCAGCGCGAGTTTTTCGCGGTTCTTGTCCAGGAGTGACTTGCCGATCCCCTTGACCTCCAGCAGTTCGTCGACCGAGCTGAAGGGGCCATTGGCGTCACGGTGAGCAACGATCGCCTGGGCTTTTGCCAAACCGATCCCGGCGAGTTCGCGTTGCAGGGTTTCGGCATCTGCCTTGTTGAGGCTGACCTTGTCGCCCTGCACCACCATCGCAGACGTGCTGGGCTGAGGGGCGGCAGGCGGGGCCGCGTTGGCGGCGATGGAGACGCTGGCGAGGATGACGAACAGCAGGGACGCGAGAGAAGGTATACGCATTGGGAAGCTCCATGACATCAATGGGTTCAAGGGCGGCTTTCCTGAGCCGCCTCTTTAACCTAGCTCACCCTGTGAAGCAGGCAAATGTGCATTGGTAATGGGATATGTCTCCGGGGAGAAGGGGGCGTAGCCGGATATTCCAGGACCAACCCG
It encodes the following:
- a CDS encoding YceK/YidQ family lipoprotein, which gives rise to MKAFILLLAATLTGCGTVTTVMRDDQVTIKNLNDAKTYCGAVPRVYSGVMYDFCSLHAPLPAGDTTQASTSRTLGYLVEMGASATLDTLALPYTLVRQHQDGSIVLN
- a CDS encoding ComEA family DNA-binding protein, with amino-acid sequence MRIPSLASLLFVILASVSIAANAAPPAAPQPSTSAMVVQGDKVSLNKADAETLQRELAGIGLAKAQAIVAHRDANGPFSSVDELLEVKGIGKSLLDKNREKLALE